Part of the Synechococcus sp. HK01-R genome is shown below.
GTGCCAGAGATGGGGATGCCAGGCCATGAATGAGATCTCAGGCGCGGAGGTCGTTGATCAGCTGTTGAATCGCACCAACCTGCTGCTCCACAGAGAACGAGTGGGCCAGGTCTCGGCCAGCGCCGGAGAGGTCGCGCCAGCTGGTGGGATCGCGCAGTAGCTGATTGATGGCACCAGCCAGCACGGTTCCATCGTCGTTCACCGGAAAGAACAGGGATGACCCTTGATGAAATTCCCGATGCACGGGGATGTCGCTGATCAGGGTGGGCAGCCCTTCCGCCTTGGCCTCGAGAACGGGGTAATCAAAGCCCTCCTCCTTCGACGCAGAGATGAGGGCCAGGCTGCCCCTCAGGGTCTGGATCAGTGCCTCCGGCGGAAGCGATCGGATCAGCTCCACCCGCTCGGGTTGAGGCAGAGCCCTCAATCCCTTGCGCAAACGTTGACTGTCGGGGCCATCCCTGCCGATGATTCGCACCCGGCCCTGCCAGTGGGGGAGCTGCCGTTGCACCCCCGCCAGCGCCCGCAGCAGTGCTGGCAGGTTCTTGTTGGCATCGTGGCGTGCCAGTACCACCAGGTCGGCGCTCTGGGGGGCTGGTAGCACCGGTCGTTGCACGCGGATGCCATTGGCAACCACTCGGATCCGCTCGGCTGGCAGGCCGAAGCTGATCAGTTGATCGGCCACATGCCGGCTGATCGCGATCACCCTGGTGGCACAGCGCAGATGACGCGGCTGCCAAAAGCGGTACTTGAGCCAGGCCTTGCGGCTGTTGGGACAGGTGAGGGGTGTCAGGTCATGGCAGGTGATCAGCTGAGGGAGCTGTGGCCAGCAGAGCAGCGCATCAAAAAAGGGGGAATAGATCAGTTCGGGCAGTTCTCCATGGAACCCACTTCCCTGGAGCAGCGCCGGTAGATCGAGGCCGTGCTGGGTCATGCCATAGCGCTGGAGGAGGCGCATCAGACGACCGGGTGCCTGGGGGGGCGGCTCTGGCTGCCAGGTATCGCGGTCGATCAGGCAGCCCTGCCCGCTTCCATCAAGCTGCAGCCTCCAGCCCTCCAGCCCTGGAACGACCCTCTGGACATAGCTCCCGAAGCCGGAATGGCCGGGCAGCCACGAGAGCAGATTGATCAGCAGAGTCAATCCCTTAAGGGCTGAGTGGGGACACATCCAGCGTCCCATGGGGGTCAGGGAGCCTTGCGTTGCGCGATGGCAACGGCGGAGATTGCCAGCCGATCAGACGGGCACAATCGATCTCCAACTCTTCGCTTCAGATCCGCCGCTGTGGAGCACACCATCGCTGACCGGCAGCTCGCTGCGGCTCTGCTCCAGTGGTGGCAGCAGCACGGTCGGCGCGCGCCGGAGACCAAACCCTGGATGGTCACGATCGAACGCTCCTGGCCCTTGCCCGATCAGGCGCTCGATCCCTACGGCATCTGGATCGCCGAGGTGATGTTGCAGCAGACCCAGCTGCAGGTGGTGTTGCCCTACTGGCAGCGATGGATGGCGGCCTTCCCTTCGCTCAAGGCCCTGGCCGCTGCAGATGAGCAGGCGGTGCTGCTGCAGTGGCAGGGCCTGGGCTACTACTCCCGTGCCCGGCGGCTGCTGGCCGCGGCCCGGCAGATGCAGGAGCAGATCACGGCCGGCCGGCCTGGCTCCGTAGCTTCCGCGGATCCCGCTGCCTGGCCCCAGGAGCTGGAAACCTGGCTGGCGCTGCCCGGCATCGGTCGCAGCACCGCCGGCGGCATTCTCTCCTCGGCCTTCAACAGCCCCCTGGCAATTCTTGATGGCAATGTGCGCCGGGTGCTGGCGCGCCTGCAGGCCCATCCGCGCCCTCCGATGCGGTCACAGGCTCAGTTCTGGCGGTGGAGTGAGGCGCTGATTGCCGCCGCGCCAGGTCGCGCCCGCGATTGCAATCAGGCTCTGATGGATCTGGGCGCCACCCTCTGCACGCCGCGCAATCCAGCCTGCGGCCGCTGCCCCTGGCAGGACCGCTGCGCTGCTTACGCTTCCGGCACGCCTGATGCCTTTCCTGTGGCCGAACCCTCCCGCTCCCTTCCCTTTCAGGTGATCGGTGTAGGCGTCGTGCTCAACGATGCCGGCGAGGTGCTGATTGATCAACGGCTCAACGAGGGATTGCTCGGGGGGCTTTGGGAGTTTCCCGGCGGCAAGCAGGAACCGGGCGAGGCCATTGAGCACACCATCAGTCGGGAGCTGCGCGAGGAGCTGGCGATTGAGGTGGAGGTGGGTGAGTCTCTGATCAGCCTCGAGCATGCCTACAGCCACAAAAAGCTGCGCTTTGAGGTGCATCTCTGCCGTTGGAACTCAGGCGAACCGCAGCCCCTGGCCAGTCAGCAGGTGCGTTGGGTGCGGCCTGAAGACCTCGACGCCTATCCCTTCCCTGCCGCCAATACGCGGATCATCGCGGCCCTCCAGGAGCGCCTTGGCAGCTCTGCGGCCGACTCCATCGCAGACTCCAGCCCAGACTCTTCCGTCGATCTGCCCCAGGCGAGCTAAGGCTGTTAATCGCCAATGCTTGTTGATCGCAAGTAGCTGTGGATCGCAAGTAGCTGTTGAGTGAAAAGAGCTGTTGGCAGTTGGCTGCTCTCTGGCCAAGCTGCAGGAATCTCTTCGTCCTATCGCTCTCTTCCATCCATGGCTGAGTCGTCGCCGCAGGTGCTTTGTCTCGGTGAGGCCCTGGTGGATCGACTCGGTCCCCCCGGTGGCGATCTCTCCAGCGCTGGCCCTGAAGACTGCGATGACCGGCTGGGTGGTGCTCCTGCAAATGTGGCTTGCGCCCTGGCACGGCTGGGCACGCCCGTTGCCTTCGTTGGCCGGCTCGGTGATGACGCGATCGGCGCCAGCTTCCATGAATTGCTTCAGGATCGTCATGTGGATCTGCGCGGTCTGCAGTGGGATCCGCAGCGGCCGACTCGGGTGGTGCTCGTGCGCCGATACAGCGATGGCGAGCGTGTGTTTCAGGGGTTCGCCGGCGATCACGGTGACGGTTTCGCCGACCAGGCCTTGGATCGAGCCCCCCTTGAGGTGGCCTGGGCACCCCTGGCTTCGGCCTTGCGCTGGTTGTTGATTGGCACCATCCCCTTGGCGAGCGAGGCATCGGCCGCGGCCCTGCAAGCAGCTGTGGCTCAGGCCAATCGCGATCATGTGCGCATCGCCCTTGATGTGAACTGGCGGCCCACCTTCTGGGATCCCTCCGCTTCCCCGGCTGCGGGCCCTGATCCGAATGCCCTGGCGGCCATGGCTCCCCTGCTGGAG
Proteins encoded:
- a CDS encoding glycosyltransferase family 1 protein; the protein is MGRWMCPHSALKGLTLLINLLSWLPGHSGFGSYVQRVVPGLEGWRLQLDGSGQGCLIDRDTWQPEPPPQAPGRLMRLLQRYGMTQHGLDLPALLQGSGFHGELPELIYSPFFDALLCWPQLPQLITCHDLTPLTCPNSRKAWLKYRFWQPRHLRCATRVIAISRHVADQLISFGLPAERIRVVANGIRVQRPVLPAPQSADLVVLARHDANKNLPALLRALAGVQRQLPHWQGRVRIIGRDGPDSQRLRKGLRALPQPERVELIRSLPPEALIQTLRGSLALISASKEEGFDYPVLEAKAEGLPTLISDIPVHREFHQGSSLFFPVNDDGTVLAGAINQLLRDPTSWRDLSGAGRDLAHSFSVEQQVGAIQQLINDLRA
- the mutT gene encoding 8-oxo-dGTP diphosphatase MutT, with product MEHTIADRQLAAALLQWWQQHGRRAPETKPWMVTIERSWPLPDQALDPYGIWIAEVMLQQTQLQVVLPYWQRWMAAFPSLKALAAADEQAVLLQWQGLGYYSRARRLLAAARQMQEQITAGRPGSVASADPAAWPQELETWLALPGIGRSTAGGILSSAFNSPLAILDGNVRRVLARLQAHPRPPMRSQAQFWRWSEALIAAAPGRARDCNQALMDLGATLCTPRNPACGRCPWQDRCAAYASGTPDAFPVAEPSRSLPFQVIGVGVVLNDAGEVLIDQRLNEGLLGGLWEFPGGKQEPGEAIEHTISRELREELAIEVEVGESLISLEHAYSHKKLRFEVHLCRWNSGEPQPLASQQVRWVRPEDLDAYPFPAANTRIIAALQERLGSSAADSIADSSPDSSVDLPQAS
- a CDS encoding carbohydrate kinase, whose translation is MAESSPQVLCLGEALVDRLGPPGGDLSSAGPEDCDDRLGGAPANVACALARLGTPVAFVGRLGDDAIGASFHELLQDRHVDLRGLQWDPQRPTRVVLVRRYSDGERVFQGFAGDHGDGFADQALDRAPLEVAWAPLASALRWLLIGTIPLASEASAAALQAAVAQANRDHVRIALDVNWRPTFWDPSASPAAGPDPNALAAMAPLLERAALLKLAREEADWLFSSADPALISASLPQRPDVVVTDGGDPVRWCIAGHTGAMPVLAPPRVVDTTGAGDAFTAGLLHQLVRLTPAVGQPLALHGAVVEQVVRYAAACGALVCAGAGGIDPQPSAADVEAFLAQAPAPVSA